One region of Ascaphus truei isolate aAscTru1 unplaced genomic scaffold, aAscTru1.hap1 HAP1_SCAFFOLD_1389, whole genome shotgun sequence genomic DNA includes:
- the LOC142475798 gene encoding uncharacterized protein LOC142475798 — protein MESRGDHGVGKPGAGSRGDPGVGKPGMESRGDPGVGKPSTESRGDPGVGKPGMESRGDPGVGKPGMESRGDPGVGKPGAESRGDPGVGKPGMESRGDPGVGNPGMESRGDPGVGKPGAERDPGVGNPGMESRGDPGVGKPGMESRGDPGVGKPGAESRGDPGVGNPGAESRGDPGVGKPGMESRGDHGVGKPGMESRGDPGVGKPGMESRGDPGVGKPGAESRGDPGVGKPGMESRGDPGVGNPGMESRGDPGVGKPGMESRGDPGVGKPGMESRGDPGVGKPGMESRGDPGV, from the exons ATGGAGAGCAGAGGAGATCATGGTGTGGGTAAGCCGGGTGCGGGGAGCAGAGGAGATCCTGGTGTGGGTAAGCCGGGTATGGAGAGCAGAGGAGATCCTGGTGTGGGTAAGCCGAGTACGGAGAGCAGAGGAGATCCTGGTGTGGGTAAGCCGGGTATGGAGAGCAGAGGAGATCCTGGTGTGGGTAAGCCGGGTATGGAGAGCAGAGGAGATCCTGGTGTGGGTAAGCCGGGTGCAGAGAGCAGAGGAGATCCTGGTGTGGGTAAGCCAGGTATGGAGAGCAGAGGAGATCCTGGTGTGGGTAACCCGGGTATGGAGAGCAGAGGAGATCCTGGTGTGGGTAAGCCGGGTGCGGAGA GAGATCCTGGTGTGGGTAACCCGGGTATGGAGAGCAGAGGAGATCCTGGTGTGGGTAAGCCGGGTATGGAGAGCAGAGGAGATCCTGGTGTGGGTAAGCCAGGTGCGGAGAGCAGAGGAGATCCTGGTGTGGGTAACCCGGGTGCGGAGAGCAGAGGAGATCCTGGTGTGGGTAAGCCGGGTATGGAGAGCAGAGGAGATCATGGTGTGGGTAAGCCGGGTATGGAGAGCAGAGGAGATCCTGGTGTGGGTAAGCCGGGTATGGAGAGCAGAGGAGATCCTGGTGTGGGTAAGCCGGGTGCGGAGAGCAGAGGAGATCCTGGTGTGGGTAAGCCGGGTATGGAGAGCAGAGGAGATCCTGGTGTGGGTAATCCGGGTATGGAGAGCAGAGGAGATCCTGGTGTGGGTAAGCCGGGTATGGAGAGCAGAGGAGATCCTGGTGTGGGTAAGCCGGGTATGGAGAGCAGAGGAGATCCTGGTGTGGGTAAGCCGGGTATGGAGAGCAGAGGAGATCCTGGTGTGG